Proteins co-encoded in one Chroicocephalus ridibundus chromosome 6, bChrRid1.1, whole genome shotgun sequence genomic window:
- the SFT2D3 gene encoding vesicle transport protein SFT2C, which translates to MADLGRQLQEYLAQSKAAAASTAAPAPLPPPPSAGCSQEEAGSSLGAWLGPLNPFPAAAASGPGRGWPWSAEPDPWLPGLSRWQRLAGSGLCLLLAALCFGLAALYAPLLLLRARKFALLWSLGSLCGLAAAALLRGPARLLREPGGGSLLYVGALAGTLYAALGLRSTFLTVLGAAAQLGAAALALLAGLPGGAAGLRRLGGLVCAALRRRGKALPV; encoded by the coding sequence ATGGCGGACCTGGGCCGGCAGTTGCAGGAGTATCTGGCACAGTCGAAGGCGGCCGCCGCCTCCACTGCGGCCCCCGCGCCGCTaccgccgccgccctccgccggctGCTCGCAGGAGGAGGCGGGCAGCAGCCTGGGGGCCTGGCTGGGCCCGCTGAACCCCTtcccggcggcggccgcctcggggccgggccggggctggccgTGGTCGGCGGAGCCGGACCCCTGGCTACCGGGGCTGTCGCGGTGGCAGCGCTTGGCGGGCAGcgggctgtgcctgctgctggccgccCTCTGCTTCGGGCTGGCCGCCCTGTAcgcgccgctgctgctgctccgcgcCCGCAAGTTCGCCCTGCTCTGGTCCCTGGGCTCCCTCTGCGGCCTGGCTGCTGCCGCCCTGCTGCGGGGGCCCGCCCGTCTGCTgcgggagcccggcggcggctcccTGCTCTACGTCGGCGCCCTGGCCGGCACCCTGTACGCGGCGTTGGGGCTGCGCAGCACCTTCCTGACGGTGCTGGGCGCCGCCGCGCAGCTGGGCGCCGCCGCCCTCGCCCTCCTGGCCGGACTGCCCGGGGGAGCCGCCGGCCTGCGCCGCCTGGGCGGCCTCGTCTGCGCCGCGCTGCGCCGCCGCGGGAAAGCCCTGCCGGTGTGA